The following proteins come from a genomic window of Phnomibacter ginsenosidimutans:
- a CDS encoding translocation/assembly module TamB domain-containing protein, with protein MAKAIRIFRTILLTFIALIALLWVMLQTPSFQNWLAHTAANRLSKQLGTTVQVKSAYIGWLNRVTLQGVYVADQQNDTLASIGKLQLNTTDWLIFKDSIELKYLKLQDVLIRLQRTDSVWNHRFLADAFAGKSTTTPQTDTAAKDNASPIVLRLQIVEIDNLRFEQLDKWRGKTLIGGVGHLALKADKFDVANMDFNIAQLDLVKPEYREIKKSGLWSQADSARYWRRIDSLDALRTYPESWNPNGMRLRIGTVRVQEGLVEIFNRHGPVYVPGLFDERDIIVTPIHGQLTNVLLHADTLTAKVSLKATERSGLEVKQLHTNLRLHPQLMEFSNMDLQLNNSRLGPYYAMRYTSIDAMEDFVDSVQVKAIMRNSTVHMDDVAFFATELRGIGQTGILSGEASGTISNFVVSNVDLQTGRSHITGTYSMKGLTDIDNTVIRFDTKSTRIDLKDVEPWAPQLKELRNTPLYNAGLIRYNGFFEGTIDNFTTRGFISTDAGSMDAALALRMSGPRQGFEGDIKKAVLNGGKLLGVPSLGMMRFNGKVSSTGFSSKTPLRMKGDISAIDYKGYTYNDIIADAVFTNDILSANLSSADPNLSANFTTVLDFSKKKQNYNARGAVAYANLHALHLSKDSVVVSGLFDVNFSGTNIDDFRGYARIYDAEVYNKRQLLNIDSLYLESSIDENNTETLVLQTNEADIRISGDFDMSDLPNGFQAFLHNYYPSVIDAPKKLPRNQLLTFSVETRNVEPFLDFIDPKLKGLNYTSLIGSLDTRKSELLVNLDMPYFEYGGIVLNNTAIRANGSNHALMMTGNIENFRVNDSLGFPNAQILINTVNDTTQVQLTTRTNGPLGDAAINGFFYSKPDGFEARFDESSFILNNKKWTVISDGSIEMRKGYLISNGLQLVNDNQRIKLYTQPSDDGYWNDVYVDVDDFIIGDVLPFVVPEPRMEGLLSTRTVIQDPMGKPYITSTFATKNFFFNNDSIGTVSGTAQYDHAKKLLKTTVDSRNADHDFTGLLSLNLDDSAAEQIDLNVTLRKERINPLRKYLDGILADVDGYATGNLSLKGKMNAPALLGEVMLNDGKLTVEYTQCTYWLEPSKLVFGDNFIDFGSVQLKDAKGRKGTMEGLMYHRFFDSLSFNMKMRSNGLQLLNTVSKDNDLFYGQAVGKASFDLYGPLNNLNMRITGATTDTSHIIIANKAGKESGTADFIVFKQYGRELQAEIDSAETNIHIELDLTATPLCQIDVIMDETTGDIIKANGTGNLKIKTGTSDETEMRGRYQIESGSYNFSFQTLFKKPFILDGGENSYIEWNGNPYDANLNIGARYKAVGVSLRDLMASEQGQTVLDQTAQNYKGDVYVKARLTGLLSKPDIAFGIEFPQGSAMQNNLSAQQMIRQIEADKSEMLRQVTYLIVFKSFAPYKEGVGARNPGTDLAVNTISDLLSNQMGKILTSIIQEITGDQSLNIDFSTEVYNSNSLVGGSVSSASGYDRVNFNFMLNKSYFNNRVVVNLGSDFDLNVRNTTTTGFQFLPDVSVEFILTNNRRLRAILFKKDALDFAGRRNRAGVSLSYRKEFDKLFSSKQEEALIFLKKEDDDTKQ; from the coding sequence TTGGCAAAAGCAATTCGCATATTTCGCACCATCTTACTAACCTTCATTGCATTAATTGCTTTGTTGTGGGTGATGTTGCAAACGCCTTCTTTTCAAAACTGGCTGGCCCATACAGCGGCCAACCGGCTGAGCAAACAGCTGGGCACAACGGTGCAGGTGAAAAGTGCCTATATCGGCTGGCTCAACCGGGTTACATTACAAGGTGTGTACGTGGCCGATCAGCAAAACGATACACTGGCATCCATTGGCAAACTGCAACTTAATACTACCGACTGGCTCATTTTCAAAGACAGCATTGAACTGAAATACCTGAAACTGCAGGATGTATTGATTCGGCTGCAGCGAACAGACAGCGTTTGGAATCATCGCTTTCTGGCGGATGCATTTGCTGGAAAATCTACCACCACTCCTCAGACCGATACGGCCGCAAAAGACAATGCTTCACCTATTGTATTGCGGTTGCAAATAGTGGAGATAGACAATCTGCGATTTGAGCAGCTCGATAAATGGCGGGGCAAAACATTGATTGGCGGTGTTGGTCACCTGGCACTGAAAGCCGATAAGTTTGATGTGGCCAACATGGACTTCAACATTGCCCAACTGGATTTGGTAAAACCAGAATACCGGGAAATCAAAAAAAGTGGGTTGTGGTCGCAGGCCGATTCGGCGAGGTATTGGCGAAGAATTGATTCGTTGGATGCGCTGCGTACGTACCCTGAATCGTGGAATCCAAATGGGATGCGGCTGCGCATTGGTACGGTAAGGGTACAGGAAGGGCTGGTAGAAATTTTCAACCGGCACGGGCCCGTTTATGTTCCTGGTCTTTTCGATGAACGAGATATTATTGTAACGCCCATTCATGGCCAGCTTACCAATGTATTGCTACACGCAGATACGCTTACGGCAAAAGTGTCATTGAAGGCCACAGAAAGAAGCGGTCTCGAAGTGAAGCAACTGCATACCAACCTACGGTTGCATCCGCAGCTCATGGAGTTTTCCAATATGGATTTGCAGCTCAATAATAGCCGCCTCGGGCCTTACTATGCCATGCGGTATACCAGCATAGATGCCATGGAAGATTTTGTGGATAGTGTGCAGGTAAAAGCAATTATGCGCAATAGTACCGTGCACATGGATGATGTGGCTTTTTTTGCCACAGAGCTGCGCGGCATTGGTCAAACAGGCATTCTCAGTGGTGAAGCATCTGGTACCATCAGCAATTTTGTGGTGAGCAATGTGGATTTGCAAACGGGCCGTTCGCACATCACCGGTACTTACAGTATGAAAGGACTGACGGACATCGACAATACGGTGATTCGTTTTGATACCAAAAGCACCAGGATCGATTTGAAAGATGTGGAACCATGGGCACCGCAGCTGAAAGAGCTACGCAATACACCGTTGTACAACGCAGGGCTTATCCGGTACAACGGATTTTTTGAAGGCACCATTGACAATTTTACCACTCGTGGTTTCATCAGCACCGATGCAGGCTCGATGGATGCAGCATTGGCACTTCGCATGAGCGGACCACGGCAGGGTTTTGAAGGCGATATAAAAAAAGCAGTGCTCAATGGCGGCAAACTGTTGGGCGTACCCAGCTTAGGCATGATGCGGTTTAATGGTAAAGTAAGCAGCACCGGATTCAGTAGCAAAACGCCGCTGCGCATGAAGGGCGATATTTCAGCCATTGATTACAAAGGGTACACCTATAACGACATCATTGCCGATGCTGTTTTTACAAACGATATTTTGTCTGCCAACCTCTCGAGTGCCGACCCTAACCTGAGTGCAAATTTTACAACGGTCTTAGATTTCAGCAAAAAGAAACAGAACTACAATGCCCGTGGTGCTGTGGCCTACGCCAATTTACATGCCTTGCATTTGTCAAAAGATTCTGTTGTGGTGTCGGGCTTGTTTGATGTGAATTTTAGCGGCACCAATATTGACGATTTCAGAGGCTATGCAAGGATATACGATGCTGAAGTGTATAACAAACGACAGTTGCTCAATATCGATTCGTTGTACCTCGAATCGTCGATTGATGAAAACAATACAGAAACGCTGGTATTGCAAACCAATGAGGCAGACATCCGCATTAGCGGCGATTTCGACATGAGTGATTTGCCCAATGGCTTTCAGGCATTTCTACACAACTATTATCCATCGGTAATTGATGCGCCCAAAAAACTGCCCCGGAATCAGTTGCTTACTTTTTCGGTGGAAACCAGAAATGTGGAGCCCTTCCTCGATTTTATTGATCCCAAGTTGAAAGGGCTGAATTATACGTCTCTTATCGGCAGTTTAGACACCCGCAAAAGTGAGCTGCTGGTAAACTTGGATATGCCCTATTTTGAATATGGCGGTATTGTGCTAAACAATACGGCCATCAGGGCCAATGGCAGCAACCATGCCCTAATGATGACCGGAAACATAGAAAACTTCAGGGTAAACGACAGCCTGGGATTTCCGAATGCACAAATACTGATTAATACGGTAAATGATACCACGCAGGTACAACTCACTACCCGTACAAATGGTCCTTTGGGCGATGCTGCCATCAATGGGTTTTTCTACAGTAAGCCCGATGGGTTTGAAGCACGTTTTGATGAATCTTCCTTCATTTTGAACAACAAAAAATGGACGGTCATTAGCGATGGTAGTATCGAAATGCGCAAAGGCTATCTGATATCTAACGGATTGCAATTGGTGAACGATAATCAACGTATCAAATTGTACACACAACCTTCCGATGATGGATACTGGAACGATGTGTACGTTGATGTGGATGATTTCATCATTGGAGATGTATTGCCTTTTGTAGTGCCTGAGCCCCGCATGGAAGGCTTGTTGAGTACCCGCACGGTGATTCAGGATCCCATGGGTAAGCCGTATATCACTTCAACTTTTGCCACTAAGAACTTTTTCTTCAATAACGATTCTATTGGTACGGTCTCTGGAACAGCCCAATACGATCATGCCAAAAAACTGTTGAAAACAACGGTTGATTCAAGAAATGCCGATCATGATTTTACAGGGTTGCTGTCGCTTAATCTGGATGACTCTGCCGCTGAGCAAATCGACCTGAATGTAACCTTGCGTAAAGAACGCATCAATCCACTGCGTAAATACCTGGACGGTATATTGGCAGATGTGGATGGCTATGCAACCGGCAACTTGTCGTTGAAAGGGAAAATGAATGCCCCGGCCCTGCTGGGTGAAGTGATGTTGAATGATGGGAAACTTACAGTAGAGTATACACAATGCACTTATTGGCTGGAGCCGTCAAAGCTGGTGTTTGGCGATAACTTTATTGACTTTGGCAGTGTGCAATTGAAAGATGCTAAGGGGCGGAAGGGTACTATGGAAGGGCTGATGTATCACCGGTTTTTTGACAGCCTTTCTTTCAACATGAAAATGCGGTCGAATGGTTTGCAGCTGCTGAATACAGTAAGTAAAGACAACGATTTGTTTTACGGTCAGGCGGTGGGCAAGGCCAGTTTTGATTTGTATGGACCGTTGAACAATCTGAACATGCGCATTACCGGCGCCACTACCGATACCTCACACATCATTATTGCCAACAAAGCCGGAAAGGAAAGCGGCACGGCTGATTTTATTGTGTTTAAGCAGTATGGCAGAGAGCTGCAAGCAGAAATAGACAGTGCCGAAACAAATATTCATATTGAGCTGGATTTGACGGCTACTCCGCTTTGTCAGATTGATGTGATTATGGATGAAACGACTGGTGATATTATCAAGGCCAATGGCACCGGCAACTTAAAAATTAAAACCGGTACTTCTGATGAAACAGAAATGCGAGGACGTTATCAAATCGAATCTGGTAGTTATAATTTCAGTTTTCAAACCTTATTCAAAAAGCCATTTATACTGGATGGCGGTGAAAACAGCTATATAGAATGGAATGGCAATCCGTACGATGCCAACCTGAACATTGGAGCACGATACAAAGCGGTAGGCGTAAGCTTAAGAGATTTGATGGCCAGTGAGCAGGGCCAAACCGTACTCGATCAAACAGCGCAAAACTATAAGGGCGACGTATATGTAAAAGCAAGACTGACCGGCTTGCTGAGTAAGCCGGATATTGCTTTTGGCATTGAGTTTCCGCAGGGGTCTGCCATGCAAAACAACCTAAGTGCACAGCAGATGATCCGGCAAATTGAAGCAGACAAAAGTGAGATGCTTCGGCAGGTGACTTACCTGATTGTTTTCAAATCTTTTGCGCCTTACAAAGAAGGTGTGGGTGCCCGCAACCCCGGAACCGATTTGGCGGTGAATACCATCAGCGATTTGCTGAGCAATCAAATGGGTAAAATTCTCACCAGTATTATTCAGGAAATTACGGGCGACCAGAGCTTGAATATTGATTTTAGTACAGAAGTGTACAACTCCAATTCATTAGTGGGTGGCTCGGTAAGTTCCGCCTCCGGTTACGATCGGGTGAACTTCAATTTCATGTTGAACAAAAGTTATTTCAACAATCGTGTAGTGGTGAATTTGGGTAGCGATTTCGACCTCAACGTTCGCAATACCACCACCACTGGCTTTCAGTTTTTGCCCGATGTAAGTGTAGAATTCATTCTTACCAACAACCGCAGGCTGCGGGCTATCTTATTTAAAAAAGATGCACTGGATTTTGCAGGCCGTCGCAACAGGGCAGGGGTGAGTTTGAGTTACCGGAAAGAGTTCGACAAACTTTTTTCTTCCAAGCAAGAAGAAGCATTGATTTTTCTTAAAAAAGAGGACGACGACACTAAGCAATAA
- a CDS encoding WG repeat-containing protein: MKTQPALAFSFTRLLRASMACCLLMAGTLEQPFAQSATPLLFVEQGKIGYKDVSGKTIIAPQFGMAGRFSEGLANAQMTGTGKFGFIGLKGEWKIKADFDAAGDFSEGMARVQQQGKWGYIDKTGQWKISPQFQLCYEFVQGFAIAQKAGKWGIIDKKGSWVLAPSFYDISTPANGWYSAKPTLSEPWKIFNMRQPPPAAGFSASKIKAFSTNGLAPARDAQDKWGIIDTTGAWVVAPQFSNLEPFAEGMAAAEKDFSSWGYIDSKGQWKIAPAYDRAGTFWKAAALVEKGNSISYINPNGQLLFSFSR; the protein is encoded by the coding sequence ATGAAAACACAACCAGCCCTTGCCTTTTCATTTACCCGACTGCTTCGTGCAAGCATGGCTTGTTGCCTGCTGATGGCCGGCACTCTGGAGCAGCCTTTTGCACAAAGCGCAACGCCGTTGCTTTTTGTGGAGCAGGGCAAAATCGGGTACAAAGACGTTTCTGGTAAAACAATTATTGCGCCACAGTTTGGTATGGCCGGCAGGTTTAGCGAAGGCTTGGCAAATGCCCAAATGACCGGCACGGGTAAGTTTGGTTTCATTGGGCTCAAAGGCGAGTGGAAGATCAAAGCAGATTTTGATGCTGCCGGCGATTTTTCGGAAGGAATGGCCCGGGTGCAACAACAGGGCAAATGGGGTTACATCGACAAAACAGGCCAGTGGAAAATCAGCCCCCAGTTTCAACTCTGCTATGAGTTCGTACAAGGTTTTGCCATAGCTCAAAAGGCTGGCAAATGGGGCATCATCGATAAAAAAGGTAGTTGGGTGCTGGCACCGAGCTTCTACGACATCAGCACGCCTGCCAATGGCTGGTATAGTGCCAAACCAACCCTATCCGAGCCCTGGAAAATTTTCAACATGAGACAGCCCCCACCAGCCGCTGGATTTTCAGCCAGCAAAATCAAAGCCTTCTCCACCAACGGTCTTGCGCCTGCCAGAGATGCACAGGATAAATGGGGTATCATTGATACCACTGGCGCATGGGTGGTTGCACCGCAATTCAGCAATCTTGAGCCCTTTGCAGAAGGTATGGCCGCAGCAGAAAAAGATTTTAGCAGCTGGGGGTACATCGATAGCAAAGGCCAATGGAAAATTGCCCCGGCGTACGACCGTGCCGGCACTTTTTGGAAAGCGGCCGCATTGGTGGAAAAAGGAAACAGTATCAGTTACATCAACCCCAATGGCCAGTTGCTGTTCAGCTTCAGCAGGTGA
- a CDS encoding RNA recognition motif domain-containing protein, producing MNLYIGNLSWGVSEEELQQLFEAYGEVSSCKIVKDKMTNRSKGFGFVEMPNNDEANAAINALNGKDVGGRNISVNEARPREERPAGGGGFRGGNRGGGGNYGGGGYGGGRGRY from the coding sequence ATGAACTTGTACATTGGCAACCTCAGCTGGGGCGTTTCTGAAGAAGAACTCCAGCAGCTCTTTGAAGCTTACGGCGAAGTTTCGTCTTGCAAAATCGTGAAGGACAAGATGACGAACCGTAGCAAAGGCTTCGGCTTCGTTGAAATGCCCAACAACGATGAAGCGAATGCTGCCATCAATGCCCTGAACGGCAAAGATGTTGGTGGTCGTAACATCAGCGTTAACGAAGCTCGTCCTCGTGAAGAGCGTCCTGCAGGCGGTGGTGGTTTCCGTGGCGGCAACCGTGGCGGTGGTGGAAACTACGGCGGTGGCGGTTACGGCGGCGGTCGCGGTAGGTACTAA
- the atpC gene encoding ATP synthase F1 subunit epsilon produces the protein MNLEILTPEKKLFSDDVYGVQLPGVSGLFEILEKHAPMVSALGKGKVKVLKDKNSTVSFDITGGFIEVINNKATVLVEGATEL, from the coding sequence ATGAACTTAGAAATACTGACTCCCGAAAAAAAGCTTTTTAGCGACGACGTGTACGGCGTACAGCTTCCCGGTGTAAGCGGCTTGTTCGAAATACTGGAAAAACACGCCCCCATGGTAAGTGCGTTGGGCAAGGGAAAAGTAAAAGTGCTGAAAGACAAAAACAGTACCGTAAGCTTCGACATCACCGGTGGTTTTATTGAAGTTATCAATAACAAGGCCACCGTACTGGTAGAAGGCGCTACAGAATTGTAA
- a CDS encoding YqgE/AlgH family protein, protein MIEPAPGVVLISEPFLKDPNFMRTAVYLCEHSEESSFGLVMNRPFEQHLEDFIPELRGMTIPLFYGGPVQTDTLHFLHTLPDLIPDAQLVSDGVYWGGDFASIIDLIMAQRLELDQIRFYLGYSGWGTGQLAAEIAEQSWLTVQGSADLVFHDAPEDIWKLAVQQLDKSFHPIIHYPTDPQLN, encoded by the coding sequence ATGATTGAACCAGCACCCGGTGTAGTATTGATTTCGGAACCTTTTTTAAAGGATCCCAATTTCATGCGAACGGCTGTGTATCTGTGCGAACACAGTGAAGAAAGCAGTTTTGGGTTGGTGATGAACCGGCCCTTTGAGCAGCACCTGGAAGATTTTATTCCGGAGCTGCGGGGCATGACCATTCCGCTGTTTTATGGTGGTCCAGTGCAAACAGATACCCTACATTTTTTACATACGCTGCCCGATTTGATTCCTGATGCGCAGCTGGTATCGGATGGGGTGTATTGGGGTGGCGATTTTGCCAGCATCATTGATTTGATCATGGCACAGCGGCTGGAGCTCGACCAGATACGCTTTTACCTGGGTTACAGCGGTTGGGGTACCGGGCAGCTGGCGGCAGAAATAGCGGAGCAAAGCTGGCTCACCGTGCAGGGCAGTGCCGATTTGGTTTTTCATGATGCGCCGGAAGACATTTGGAAGCTGGCCGTGCAGCAGCTGGATAAGTCATTCCATCCCATCATTCATTATCCTACCGATCCGCAGTTGAACTAA
- a CDS encoding sensor histidine kinase, whose translation MSLKKLLPVIIILITISLIGIIYMQYNRIQNLLLVKQEQLYEKVVKSIVNVGKDLSETNTRTPSLRQRRKSSLSLSNELVPVELMQPALISERFTQFEVREKLEAAFKANQVPASHFEFAIVNNINLMNYEMKSPGFNHVVEDTINNYIWNLPIEPPVGTWAEGLAPYENIVVVIPDYKKLAVKESYFDFIGAIIFTLFIMFAFFLTLSTMLNQKKLSEIKSDFINNMTHEFKTPLATISLAVDALSNEKVLKDESKLQYFRGIIKDENKRMNKHVETILQAATLERQELTLNKQKCSGHHIIQHVVDNYKLMLAEKQGSATLQLNARYDEIFVDEQHFTNLVNNLMDNAIKYSKDAPEIMITTHSTNKYFCIKIDDKGIGMSKESVKRIFEKFYRAHTGNIHNVKGFGLGMTYVKSIVDAHKGRIKVESTLGKGSSFLVEIPLAKA comes from the coding sequence ATGTCGCTAAAAAAGCTGTTACCTGTCATCATCATTCTGATCACCATCTCGTTGATTGGCATCATTTACATGCAGTACAACCGCATTCAAAACCTGCTGCTCGTAAAGCAGGAACAGCTCTATGAAAAAGTGGTGAAGTCGATTGTAAACGTGGGCAAAGACCTGAGCGAAACCAATACCCGTACCCCCTCGCTGCGCCAACGCCGCAAAAGTTCGCTCAGCCTCAGCAATGAGCTGGTGCCCGTAGAACTGATGCAACCGGCACTGATTTCTGAGCGTTTCACCCAATTTGAAGTACGTGAAAAACTGGAAGCAGCCTTTAAAGCCAATCAGGTACCCGCCAGCCATTTTGAGTTTGCCATTGTCAACAACATCAACCTCATGAACTACGAAATGAAGTCGCCGGGCTTCAACCACGTAGTAGAAGATACCATCAACAACTACATTTGGAACCTGCCCATAGAACCACCCGTGGGCACCTGGGCCGAAGGATTGGCTCCTTATGAAAACATTGTAGTAGTGATTCCTGATTATAAAAAGCTGGCAGTAAAAGAATCCTACTTCGACTTCATCGGCGCCATCATTTTCACACTCTTCATCATGTTTGCGTTTTTTCTCACACTGAGCACCATGCTCAATCAGAAAAAGCTGAGTGAAATCAAAAGTGATTTCATCAACAACATGACGCATGAATTTAAAACCCCACTAGCCACTATCTCTCTGGCGGTAGATGCACTGAGCAACGAGAAAGTACTGAAAGATGAAAGCAAACTGCAGTATTTCCGCGGCATTATTAAAGATGAAAACAAGCGGATGAACAAGCATGTAGAAACCATTCTGCAGGCTGCAACCCTTGAACGGCAAGAGCTGACACTCAACAAACAAAAATGCAGCGGACACCACATAATTCAGCATGTGGTAGACAACTACAAACTGATGCTGGCCGAAAAACAAGGCAGTGCCACCCTGCAGCTCAATGCCCGATACGATGAAATTTTTGTAGATGAACAACACTTTACCAACCTGGTAAACAACCTGATGGACAACGCCATCAAATACTCCAAAGATGCCCCGGAAATTATGATTACCACCCACAGTACCAACAAGTACTTCTGTATCAAAATAGACGACAAGGGCATTGGCATGAGCAAAGAATCGGTGAAGCGCATCTTCGAAAAATTTTACCGGGCTCATACCGGCAACATTCATAACGTAAAGGGATTTGGGCTGGGGATGACCTATGTAAAATCAATTGTGGATGCCCATAAAGGCCGCATCAAAGTGGAGAGCACTCTGGGCAAAGGCAGCTCCTTTTTGGTCGAAATTCCACTGGCCAAAGCCTGA
- a CDS encoding S-adenosylmethionine:tRNA ribosyltransferase-isomerase: protein MHPKHISIADYTYHLPDDRIARYPLPNRDDSQLFVYQQGQISREKFPAIVQHLPAHAMLVFNNSRVVEARLLFQKATGGIIELFALEPHEQYADITTAMNCTGSIEYKCLVGGANKWKAGMQLQKEVQHEGETVLITAAMQERRSDCFIIHFSWTPASLAFAQILHLMGEMPIPPYLQRKAEASDLERYQTVYASQVGSVAAPTAGLHFTPAIQEALVKAGHPLQYVTLHVGAGTFKPVKADSMQDHEMHAEFIDVDTATLEALLQQDSIIPVGTTSMRTLESVYWMGVKTYHQPGISLQALEMQQWEVYDTWLQQNPGKEAALNALLQWMRRQGLQRLILRTQIIIAPGYVFQLCKGLVTNFHQPNSTLLLLVAALIGEDWQRLYQYALDHEGRFLSYGDSSLLLP from the coding sequence ATGCATCCCAAGCACATTTCCATCGCTGATTATACCTACCATTTGCCGGACGACCGCATAGCCCGCTACCCGTTGCCCAACCGCGACGATAGCCAGCTGTTTGTGTACCAACAAGGCCAGATTTCCCGGGAGAAATTTCCGGCCATTGTGCAGCATTTGCCTGCGCATGCCATGCTGGTGTTCAACAACAGCCGGGTAGTAGAAGCAAGGTTGTTATTCCAGAAAGCCACGGGCGGTATCATCGAATTGTTTGCGCTGGAGCCGCATGAGCAATACGCAGATATTACCACGGCCATGAACTGCACGGGCAGCATCGAGTACAAATGTTTGGTTGGTGGTGCCAACAAGTGGAAGGCCGGCATGCAGCTACAAAAAGAAGTGCAGCACGAAGGCGAAACGGTGCTCATTACTGCCGCCATGCAGGAGCGGCGCAGCGATTGTTTCATCATTCATTTTTCGTGGACGCCGGCTTCACTGGCTTTTGCGCAAATACTGCACCTGATGGGTGAAATGCCCATTCCGCCGTATTTGCAACGCAAGGCCGAAGCTTCCGATTTGGAACGCTATCAAACCGTATATGCATCGCAGGTTGGCAGCGTGGCGGCACCTACAGCCGGCCTGCATTTTACACCCGCCATTCAGGAGGCCCTTGTCAAAGCCGGTCATCCGCTTCAGTATGTAACGCTGCATGTAGGGGCGGGTACGTTTAAGCCGGTAAAAGCCGACAGCATGCAGGATCATGAAATGCATGCCGAATTTATAGATGTAGATACGGCTACCCTTGAGGCATTGCTGCAACAAGACAGCATCATTCCCGTAGGTACCACCAGCATGCGTACGCTGGAAAGTGTGTACTGGATGGGGGTGAAAACCTATCATCAGCCCGGGATTAGTTTGCAGGCACTGGAAATGCAACAATGGGAAGTGTACGATACCTGGCTGCAGCAAAATCCGGGCAAGGAAGCGGCACTGAACGCCTTGCTGCAATGGATGCGGCGGCAGGGCTTGCAACGTTTGATTTTGCGGACGCAAATCATTATTGCGCCGGGATATGTGTTTCAGTTGTGTAAAGGATTGGTCACCAATTTTCATCAGCCCAACAGCACGTTGCTGTTGTTGGTGGCGGCATTGATTGGGGAAGACTGGCAGCGGCTGTATCAATACGCCCTCGACCATGAGGGGCGCTTTTTGAGCTATGGCGATAGCAGTTTGCTACTGCCTTAG
- a CDS encoding toxin-antitoxin system YwqK family antitoxin, with product MNSQLHRLFFGLLVAQTFISCMPNESSRGGLVLERNKSGVVIAELNYAADSVLHGPAKYYYDNAVLSDSLFYLNGLREGLHYHYDSLGNLESIIQFKKGQQDGTASWFYPDGSLQEKGFWWKGDAYGNYYWYFRNGKMASYCFYNLEGKCGYKIDFDSSGTKVKEKGRFINQINFVSKAWPDPEEGFPVILRTGDSLALEIAIASPPIYATTLQLIVKKDEQAIENRLINIGSTPIELNRQFDSVGIYKFDFILAATEKVKRNKKNEALSIVVIVNEDK from the coding sequence ATGAATTCACAACTGCATCGGTTATTTTTTGGGCTACTGGTGGCACAGACATTCATCAGTTGTATGCCAAATGAATCTTCTCGAGGGGGGCTGGTACTCGAACGGAATAAATCAGGTGTAGTGATTGCTGAGTTAAACTACGCTGCAGACTCTGTACTACATGGCCCTGCAAAGTATTACTATGATAATGCAGTTTTATCCGATTCATTATTCTATCTAAATGGATTAAGAGAAGGATTGCACTACCACTATGATTCTTTAGGAAACCTTGAGAGCATCATACAATTTAAAAAAGGACAGCAAGACGGGACAGCAAGTTGGTTTTATCCTGACGGCAGTCTCCAGGAAAAAGGATTTTGGTGGAAGGGAGACGCATATGGCAACTACTATTGGTATTTCCGAAATGGAAAGATGGCTTCCTATTGTTTCTACAATCTGGAAGGAAAGTGCGGTTACAAGATTGATTTTGATAGCAGCGGTACGAAAGTGAAAGAAAAGGGGCGTTTCATTAACCAAATAAATTTTGTAAGTAAAGCATGGCCTGATCCAGAGGAAGGTTTTCCTGTTATTTTAAGAACAGGCGATTCTTTAGCATTGGAAATTGCCATTGCCAGTCCTCCCATATATGCCACAACCCTTCAGTTGATAGTAAAGAAAGATGAACAAGCTATCGAGAATCGTTTAATTAATATAGGTAGTACTCCCATTGAACTTAATCGACAATTCGATAGTGTAGGAATCTACAAATTTGACTTTATTCTAGCGGCAACAGAAAAAGTGAAGAGGAATAAGAAAAATGAAGCATTGTCGATTGTAGTAATTGTAAATGAGGATAAGTAA